A DNA window from Stutzerimonas stutzeri contains the following coding sequences:
- the plsB gene encoding glycerol-3-phosphate 1-O-acyltransferase PlsB has translation MTRSPIRRLIFSMLRRVLYFWVRSETINQSAFTLKLDRSKPVFYVLQQPSLSDLAVLDAECSKAGLPRPVADVAVGEHVEPAAFFFLNPPTSWFGRRTRLVAPPALVRLVGALEHNAVENAQIIPVSVFWGQSPNRETSAWKLLFADSWAVTGRLRKLLSILVLGRKTRVQFSAPIQLSELIALNKGHERTLRMVHRMLRVHFRNQKTAVIGPDLSHRRNLVKGLVHSPQVRQAIRDEAERENISIEKAEARALRYGNEVASDYAYTAVRFLEVVLSWFWNKIYDGIRVNHIEPLQEAVRGYEVIYVPCHRSHIDYLLLSYLLFRNGLTPPHIAAGINLNMPVIGSLLRRGGAFFMRRSFKGNPLYTSVFNEYLHNLFTRGFPVEYFVEGGRSRTGRMLQPKTGMLALTLRSYLRSSRLPILFVPVYVGYERVLEGRTYLGELRGAAKKKESIFDIFKVIGALKQRFGQVWVNFGEPLKLNEFLEQQQPGWRQQTHAPDFRPEWLNDATNRLAERIAQRLNEAAAVNPVNLVALAMLSTSRQALDQQSLARILDLYQTLLRAVPYSPHTTLPDGDGNALIAYVKSLGLLAEQKDALGNILYLDEQNAVLMTYYRNNVMHIFALPALLASFFQSSSRISREQIQRFTEALYPYLRAELFIRWEVEELGAVVDQWLAAFVEQGLLKEDGNHYVRPAPSSRQFVLLTLLARVVMQTLQRFYMATSLLLNSGQHSLTAEELETLCTVMAQRLSILHGLNAPEFFDKTLFRHFIQSMQEQGVVSPDENGRLGYHEKLAELAEGAAKRVLPAEIRLSIRQVALERHHDEADVAPPATGI, from the coding sequence ATGACCCGCTCCCCCATTCGCCGTCTGATTTTCTCCATGCTGCGCCGCGTGCTGTACTTCTGGGTGCGTTCGGAGACCATCAACCAGTCCGCCTTCACCCTCAAGCTGGACCGCAGCAAGCCGGTGTTCTATGTGCTGCAGCAGCCCTCTTTGAGCGATCTGGCGGTGCTTGACGCCGAGTGCAGCAAAGCCGGGCTGCCACGCCCGGTGGCCGATGTGGCGGTGGGTGAACATGTGGAGCCGGCTGCATTCTTCTTTCTGAATCCGCCGACCAGCTGGTTCGGTCGCCGTACGCGGCTGGTAGCCCCGCCTGCGCTGGTGCGACTGGTCGGAGCGCTGGAGCACAACGCGGTGGAGAACGCGCAGATCATCCCGGTCAGCGTGTTCTGGGGGCAGTCGCCGAATCGCGAGACCAGCGCCTGGAAGCTGCTGTTCGCCGACAGCTGGGCGGTCACCGGGCGCCTGCGCAAGTTGCTCAGCATCCTGGTGCTGGGGCGCAAGACCCGCGTGCAGTTTTCCGCACCGATCCAGCTGAGCGAGCTGATCGCCTTGAACAAGGGCCATGAGCGCACCCTGCGCATGGTCCACCGGATGCTGCGGGTGCATTTCCGCAACCAGAAGACCGCCGTAATCGGCCCCGACCTGTCCCACCGGCGCAATCTGGTCAAAGGCCTGGTGCACTCACCGCAGGTGCGCCAGGCGATTCGCGACGAGGCCGAACGCGAGAACATATCCATCGAAAAGGCCGAAGCCAGGGCGCTGCGCTACGGCAATGAGGTGGCTTCGGACTACGCCTATACGGCGGTGCGTTTCCTCGAGGTGGTGCTGTCCTGGTTCTGGAACAAGATCTACGACGGCATCCGCGTCAACCATATCGAGCCGCTGCAGGAAGCCGTGCGTGGCTATGAGGTGATCTACGTTCCCTGCCACCGCAGCCATATCGATTACCTGCTGCTGTCCTATCTGCTGTTCCGCAACGGCCTGACGCCGCCGCACATCGCCGCCGGCATCAACCTCAACATGCCGGTCATCGGCAGCCTGCTGCGCCGCGGCGGTGCTTTCTTCATGCGTCGCTCGTTCAAGGGCAACCCGCTGTACACCTCGGTATTCAACGAATATCTGCACAATCTGTTCACCCGCGGCTTTCCGGTGGAGTACTTCGTCGAAGGCGGCCGCTCGCGCACCGGTCGCATGCTGCAGCCCAAGACCGGCATGCTGGCACTGACCCTTCGTAGCTACCTGCGCTCGTCGCGCCTGCCGATCCTTTTCGTGCCGGTGTACGTCGGCTACGAACGTGTCCTGGAGGGCCGCACCTACCTCGGCGAACTGCGTGGCGCGGCGAAGAAAAAAGAGTCGATCTTCGACATCTTCAAGGTCATCGGCGCGCTCAAGCAGCGCTTCGGCCAGGTCTGGGTCAACTTCGGCGAGCCGCTCAAACTCAACGAATTCCTCGAACAGCAACAGCCCGGCTGGCGCCAGCAGACCCACGCCCCGGATTTCCGTCCCGAATGGCTGAACGACGCCACCAATCGACTGGCCGAGCGCATCGCCCAACGTCTGAACGAGGCTGCGGCGGTCAACCCGGTCAATCTAGTGGCCCTGGCGATGCTCTCCACCAGTCGCCAAGCGCTAGATCAGCAATCGCTGGCGCGCATTCTCGATCTCTACCAGACCCTGCTGCGTGCGGTGCCCTACTCGCCCCACACGACGCTGCCGGATGGTGACGGCAACGCGCTGATCGCCTATGTGAAGAGCCTCGGCCTGCTCGCCGAGCAGAAGGATGCGCTGGGCAACATCCTTTACCTGGACGAACAGAACGCCGTCCTGATGACCTACTACCGCAACAACGTCATGCACATCTTCGCGCTGCCAGCACTGCTCGCCAGTTTCTTCCAGAGCAGCTCACGTATCAGCCGCGAGCAGATTCAGCGCTTCACCGAGGCGCTGTATCCGTATTTGCGTGCCGAGCTGTTCATACGCTGGGAGGTCGAGGAGCTTGGGGCGGTGGTCGACCAGTGGCTGGCTGCATTCGTCGAGCAAGGCCTGCTCAAGGAAGATGGCAACCATTACGTGCGCCCCGCTCCCAGCTCGCGCCAGTTCGTGCTGCTGACGCTGCTTGCGCGGGTGGTCATGCAGACCCTGCAGCGCTTCTACATGGCGACCTCACTGCTGCTCAACAGCGGCCAACACAGCCTCACGGCCGAGGAGCTGGAAACCCTCTGCACCGTCATGGCCCAGCGGTTGTCGATTCTGCACGGGCTCAACGCACCGGAATTCTTCGACAAAACGTTGTTCCGTCATTTCATCCAGAGCATGCAGGAGCAGGGTGTGGTCAGCCCGGATGAGAATGGCCGGCTCGGCTATCACGAGAAGCTTGCCGAACTCGCCGAGGGCGCGGCCAAGCGCGTGCTGCCGGCCGAGATTCGGCTATCGATCCGCCAGGTGGCGCTTGAACGTCATCACGACGAAGCCGACGTGGCGCCGCCGGCAACCGGCATCTGA
- a CDS encoding class I SAM-dependent methyltransferase, with protein MRSDEIKDIFDQQASSYDERWARTAPIRDALHFLLEAVFAELPANARVLCIGAGTGEEIAYLAKRFPGWTFTAVEPSGPMLAVCRDKAIKGGYAERCHFHEGYLQSLPEQAAFDAATCFLVSQFILERDARADFFRAIAARLGPDALLASSDLASDVCSPHYEALLETWLNMMVIAGIPAAGLEQMRAAYARDVAVLPREQVAAIIEAGGFANPVLFYQAGLIHAWYSRRAAPDAP; from the coding sequence ATGCGCAGCGATGAGATCAAAGACATCTTCGATCAACAGGCGTCCAGCTACGACGAGCGCTGGGCCAGAACTGCGCCGATTCGCGATGCCCTGCATTTCCTTCTCGAAGCGGTGTTTGCAGAGCTCCCAGCCAACGCTCGGGTTCTGTGCATTGGCGCAGGCACTGGCGAGGAAATCGCCTATCTGGCCAAGCGCTTCCCTGGCTGGACCTTCACCGCCGTCGAGCCTTCAGGGCCGATGTTAGCGGTGTGCCGCGACAAGGCGATCAAAGGCGGCTATGCCGAGCGCTGCCATTTCCACGAAGGGTATCTGCAATCACTGCCCGAGCAAGCCGCCTTCGATGCAGCGACGTGCTTTCTGGTTTCACAGTTCATTCTGGAGCGCGACGCCCGCGCTGACTTCTTTCGCGCCATTGCTGCCCGGCTTGGTCCGGACGCATTACTGGCGAGCTCGGATTTGGCATCGGATGTTTGCTCACCTCACTACGAAGCCCTGCTCGAAACCTGGCTGAACATGATGGTGATAGCGGGCATCCCGGCGGCGGGCCTGGAGCAGATGCGCGCGGCCTACGCCCGTGACGTTGCAGTGCTGCCTCGCGAGCAGGTCGCAGCCATCATCGAAGCCGGCGGCTTTGCCAACCCGGTTTTGTTCTATCAGGCCGGGCTGATCCACGCTTGGTACTCCAGGCGGGCCGCGCCCGATGCGCCATAG
- a CDS encoding heavy metal sensor histidine kinase, with the protein MKRLSLTARLSLMFMLAVTGVLAAAGYFFSQLSEHHFDELDRHTLHEKLEASRRLLGKLGDLQDFERVRPQLQALLGGHSEMRGFVFDGRGAQLFPESSVDEMEPSLVELISREAGELTLEGRVWRGEAGHVEIGAQRLTLLILLDVTAHKAFFHTFSGWLWGALVACALLSGLLGWLLVRSGLRPLREVTQVAASVSARSLRERIPDESTPAELQQLVQAFNAMLARLEDAFVRLSNFSADIAHELRTPLSNLMTHTEVALTRARTLDQYQDNLHSNLEELQRMSRMIDDMLFLAKADNGLIVPDAKPVELQALCAQLLDYYQLSAEERGVRFELSGTGTIQGDLLMLRRALSNLLSNALRYTPDGGLIRLDIERSADAVALSVANPGATIAPEHLERLFDRFYRVDPARREGNPSNAGLGLAITRSIVQAHQGSISCTSEQGRTVFRLDFPG; encoded by the coding sequence ATGAAGCGGCTGTCGCTGACCGCCAGGCTAAGCCTGATGTTCATGCTCGCGGTGACCGGTGTGCTGGCGGCGGCCGGCTACTTCTTCAGTCAGCTCAGCGAGCATCATTTCGACGAACTCGACCGCCACACCCTGCATGAAAAGCTCGAGGCGAGCCGCCGCCTGCTTGGGAAGCTGGGCGATCTGCAGGACTTCGAGCGCGTTCGCCCACAGCTACAGGCGTTGCTCGGCGGCCATAGCGAAATGCGCGGCTTCGTTTTCGATGGGCGTGGTGCACAGCTGTTTCCCGAATCGAGCGTTGATGAAATGGAGCCATCGCTGGTCGAACTGATCAGTCGGGAGGCCGGGGAGTTGACGCTGGAAGGCCGCGTCTGGCGGGGGGAGGCCGGTCATGTCGAGATCGGCGCGCAGCGGCTGACGCTGTTGATTCTGCTTGATGTAACGGCGCACAAGGCGTTCTTCCACACCTTCAGCGGCTGGCTATGGGGCGCGCTGGTGGCGTGCGCGCTGCTCAGCGGACTGCTCGGCTGGCTACTGGTGCGCAGCGGCCTGCGACCGTTGCGCGAGGTGACGCAGGTGGCCGCTTCGGTCTCGGCCAGATCCTTGCGCGAGCGCATCCCTGACGAGTCGACACCCGCGGAACTGCAGCAGCTGGTGCAGGCCTTCAACGCCATGCTGGCGCGGCTGGAGGATGCCTTCGTGCGGCTGTCGAACTTCTCCGCCGACATCGCCCACGAGCTGCGCACGCCGCTGAGCAATCTGATGACCCATACCGAGGTCGCGCTGACCCGCGCGCGCACGCTGGATCAGTACCAGGACAACCTGCATTCCAATCTTGAGGAGCTGCAGCGCATGTCGCGGATGATCGACGACATGCTGTTCCTGGCCAAGGCCGACAACGGCCTGATCGTCCCGGACGCCAAGCCGGTCGAACTGCAAGCGCTATGCGCGCAGCTGCTGGACTATTACCAGCTCTCGGCGGAAGAGCGCGGGGTTCGCTTCGAACTGTCCGGCACCGGCACCATTCAGGGCGATCTGCTGATGCTGCGTCGCGCGCTCTCCAACCTGCTGTCCAATGCGCTGCGTTACACGCCCGATGGCGGGTTGATCCGGCTGGATATAGAGCGAAGCGCTGATGCCGTAGCGCTCAGCGTCGCCAATCCCGGCGCGACCATTGCCCCTGAGCATCTGGAGCGGTTGTTCGACCGCTTCTATCGCGTCGACCCTGCACGCCGGGAAGGCAACCCGAGCAATGCCGGGCTGGGTCTGGCCATTACCCGTTCGATCGTTCAAGCGCACCAGGGGTCCATTAGCTGCACGTCGGAGCAGGGCCGTACGGTCTTTCGGCTGGATTTCCCCGGTTAA
- a CDS encoding GldG family protein, producing MKRVIYSGAGLLLIALAFLVFNGLSGMLFTNARLDLTEQKLYTISEGTERILDGLQTPIELHFFYSDGTAKELVALRNYARRVEEMLRAYQRASGGKLKLHVIDPQPFSEEEDRAAEFGLQAVPLNQSGDKVYFGLAGTNAEGSTQIIPFFPLDQEEFLEYEISRLVQGLAAGELPVVGVLSGLQLTGGFDMRTQQATPPWMLLEEVRQLFHIESLRRDVDMIPTNVSVLLLIHPKDLPEQTLYAIDQFVLRGGKLLAFVDPHSEVDPGMGIGPGEFGEERASDLEPLFKAWGVRMVPQRALVDAAYAMSVGVGADRRPVRHAGWLSLPRDALDQDDVTTAGLENITIASAGMLEALEGATTRFTPLLTSSDYAMPVDAERFATLDNPETLLLDLKPTGERYTLAARIQGTAKTAFPNGIEGREKGIQESQNINVIAVADTDLLSDRMWVQVQDFFGQRIPQPWADNGAFVINALDNLSGTDALISVRSRGRFTRPFVVVEALQRQAENRFREKEEVLQQRLADTEQQLAELQNPDPEQALELTAEQEQTLRQFMQEKVRIRKELREVRYQLNADIEALGRTLKFANIALVPLALTLGVLALWLWRRRRSRSV from the coding sequence ATGAAACGAGTCATCTATTCCGGCGCCGGGCTGCTACTGATTGCGCTGGCCTTCCTGGTGTTCAACGGTCTATCCGGCATGCTGTTCACCAATGCGCGGCTCGATCTGACCGAACAGAAGCTCTATACGATCTCCGAAGGCACCGAGCGCATTCTTGACGGTTTGCAAACCCCCATCGAGCTGCACTTTTTCTATTCGGACGGTACCGCCAAGGAGCTGGTCGCGTTGCGTAACTACGCTCGTCGCGTCGAGGAGATGCTCCGGGCCTATCAGCGGGCCTCTGGCGGCAAGCTCAAGCTGCATGTGATCGACCCGCAGCCGTTCTCCGAGGAAGAGGACCGCGCAGCCGAATTCGGCCTGCAAGCGGTGCCGCTCAACCAAAGCGGCGACAAGGTCTACTTCGGCCTGGCCGGCACCAATGCCGAGGGCAGCACGCAGATCATTCCGTTCTTCCCGCTGGATCAGGAAGAGTTTCTCGAGTACGAAATAAGCCGTCTGGTGCAGGGCCTGGCGGCCGGAGAACTGCCGGTGGTCGGGGTGCTGTCCGGATTGCAGCTGACCGGCGGCTTCGACATGCGTACCCAACAGGCGACGCCACCGTGGATGCTGTTGGAGGAGGTCCGCCAGCTGTTCCATATCGAGAGCTTGCGTCGCGACGTCGACATGATCCCGACCAATGTGTCGGTGCTGCTGCTGATCCACCCGAAGGATCTGCCGGAGCAGACGCTATATGCCATCGACCAGTTCGTGTTGCGTGGCGGCAAGCTGCTGGCGTTCGTCGATCCGCATAGCGAGGTTGACCCCGGTATGGGCATTGGCCCGGGCGAGTTCGGGGAGGAGCGCGCGTCTGACCTCGAACCGCTGTTCAAGGCCTGGGGCGTGCGCATGGTGCCGCAGCGTGCGCTGGTCGACGCCGCCTACGCCATGTCGGTGGGCGTGGGCGCCGATCGTCGGCCGGTTCGCCACGCAGGCTGGTTGAGCCTGCCGCGAGACGCGCTGGACCAGGATGACGTGACCACCGCTGGGTTGGAAAACATCACCATCGCCAGCGCTGGCATGCTTGAGGCATTGGAAGGTGCGACCACGCGCTTCACACCGCTGCTTACGAGCTCCGATTACGCCATGCCGGTGGATGCCGAGCGCTTTGCAACCCTGGACAACCCGGAAACGCTGCTGCTCGACCTCAAGCCGACCGGTGAGCGCTATACCCTGGCTGCACGAATCCAGGGTACGGCCAAAACCGCGTTCCCGAATGGCATCGAAGGGCGCGAGAAGGGCATTCAGGAAAGCCAGAACATCAACGTCATCGCCGTCGCCGATACCGACCTGCTGAGTGATCGTATGTGGGTGCAGGTGCAGGACTTCTTCGGGCAGCGCATCCCGCAGCCGTGGGCGGACAACGGGGCGTTCGTGATCAACGCGCTGGACAATCTGTCTGGCACCGATGCGCTGATCAGCGTGCGCTCCCGCGGTCGCTTCACCCGCCCGTTCGTCGTGGTGGAAGCCCTGCAGCGTCAGGCCGAGAACCGCTTCCGCGAGAAGGAGGAGGTGTTGCAGCAGCGTCTGGCCGATACCGAGCAGCAGCTGGCCGAGCTGCAGAATCCGGATCCGGAGCAGGCTCTGGAACTGACCGCAGAGCAGGAGCAGACGCTGCGCCAGTTCATGCAGGAGAAGGTGCGGATTCGCAAGGAACTGCGCGAGGTACGCTACCAGCTCAACGCCGACATCGAGGCGCTGGGGCGTACGCTCAAGTTTGCCAACATTGCCTTGGTGCCATTGGCGCTGACGCTGGGCGTGTTGGCGTTGTGGCTGTGGCGCCGCCGTCGGAGCCGGAGCGTCTGA
- a CDS encoding TlpA family protein disulfide reductase, translating into MLTVNIGPLALAVPHVILLGSLLLATLTGWWVGRRSASNPERQLFRLLLVALLVARLAFVAMYWSYYQDDWLSVVDIRDGGFIALPGLVAALALGIWWGWRDGALRKPLGIALTVGILSWGFANLAWHSFEQGTRLPEMGLRDNQGRPVALEDYSGQPLVINLWATWCPPCRREMPVLADAQARESDTLFLFINQGEGEGEINRFLESAGLSLENVLLDSGGRLGQHVGSMALPTTLFYNADGRQVGSHLGELSHASLAQALEQLKRESSE; encoded by the coding sequence ATGCTGACTGTGAATATCGGGCCGCTGGCCCTGGCGGTGCCCCATGTAATTCTGCTGGGCAGCCTGTTGCTGGCGACGCTGACTGGCTGGTGGGTTGGCCGGCGTAGCGCGAGCAACCCGGAGCGGCAATTGTTCCGTTTGCTGCTGGTGGCATTGCTGGTGGCTCGGCTGGCCTTCGTTGCGATGTACTGGTCCTACTATCAGGACGACTGGCTAAGCGTCGTCGATATCCGCGACGGCGGCTTTATCGCCTTGCCTGGGCTGGTCGCTGCGCTGGCATTGGGAATCTGGTGGGGATGGCGCGACGGTGCGCTGCGCAAGCCGTTGGGCATCGCGCTGACGGTGGGAATTCTCAGCTGGGGCTTCGCCAATCTGGCGTGGCATTCCTTCGAGCAGGGCACGCGGCTGCCGGAAATGGGGCTGCGCGACAACCAGGGGCGTCCGGTGGCGCTCGAGGATTATTCCGGGCAGCCACTGGTCATCAATCTGTGGGCGACCTGGTGCCCGCCATGCCGGCGCGAAATGCCGGTACTGGCCGATGCGCAGGCACGGGAAAGCGACACCCTGTTTCTATTCATCAACCAGGGCGAGGGCGAGGGCGAGATCAATCGCTTTCTGGAGAGTGCAGGGCTGAGCCTGGAGAACGTGTTGCTCGACAGCGGCGGGCGCTTGGGCCAGCACGTCGGCTCCATGGCATTGCCGACCACATTGTTCTACAACGCCGACGGTCGGCAGGTCGGCAGCCACCTTGGCGAACTCTCACATGCCAGCCTGGCGCAGGCGCTCGAGCAGCTGAAGAGGGAAAGTAGCGAGTGA
- a CDS encoding DUF4197 domain-containing protein has product MYRIITLAAGLVLSASAFALSLSDLTQSDASAGLKDALNQGTKVAVQQLGRPGGFSSDPNVRIELPGNIGKASRMLKMLGMGAQVEQLENSMNLAAEKAVPQAQQLLLDAVRKMTVQDAKAILAGGNDSATQYLNKSSRDQIRAKFLPIVKQATDQVGLAQQYNAVAAKVPTGLNGSYANIESYVTEQALDGLFTVIAEQEAGIRKNPAAAATSLAKKVFGVL; this is encoded by the coding sequence ATGTATCGCATCATCACTCTTGCCGCTGGCCTGGTACTTTCCGCCAGCGCCTTTGCTCTGTCGCTCTCCGACCTGACCCAGAGCGACGCCAGCGCCGGCCTCAAGGATGCGCTGAATCAAGGCACCAAGGTCGCGGTACAACAGCTTGGTCGACCGGGCGGTTTCAGCAGCGACCCGAACGTACGTATCGAACTGCCGGGCAACATCGGCAAGGCCTCGCGGATGCTGAAAATGCTCGGCATGGGTGCGCAGGTCGAACAGCTGGAGAACAGCATGAACCTGGCCGCGGAGAAGGCTGTGCCGCAAGCGCAGCAGTTGCTGCTGGACGCGGTGCGCAAGATGACCGTGCAGGACGCCAAGGCGATTCTCGCCGGCGGTAACGACTCGGCCACCCAGTACCTGAACAAATCCAGCCGCGACCAGATTCGCGCGAAATTCCTGCCCATCGTCAAGCAGGCTACCGACCAGGTTGGTCTGGCGCAGCAATACAACGCCGTCGCAGCCAAGGTCCCGACGGGGCTGAACGGCAGCTACGCCAATATCGAAAGCTACGTGACCGAACAGGCGCTGGACGGGCTGTTCACGGTGATCGCCGAGCAGGAGGCAGGCATCCGCAAGAATCCGGCGGCCGCAGCTACCAGCCTGGCAAAGAAAGTGTTCGGAGTACTCTGA
- a CDS encoding ABC transporter permease subunit: MTQLPVIFKRELGSYFATPLAYVFIVIFLVLSGVFTFYLGGFYERGQADLTPFFSFHTWLYLFLVPAIAMRLWAEERKSGSIELLMTLPITRFEAVGGKFLAAWVFAGIALLLTFPMVITVNYLGEPDNGVIAAGYLGSWLLAGAFLAIGSCMSALAKNQVIAFILSVAVCFLFIVSGLPMVLDALAWAPQWLIDAVASLSFLIRFDSISKGVIDLRDLLYFVTLIVAWLAATAVVVDLKKAA; the protein is encoded by the coding sequence ATGACCCAGTTGCCGGTTATCTTCAAACGTGAGTTGGGCAGCTACTTCGCCACGCCGCTCGCTTATGTATTTATCGTGATCTTTCTGGTGCTGTCGGGGGTGTTTACCTTCTACCTGGGCGGTTTTTACGAGCGCGGCCAGGCCGACTTGACGCCGTTCTTCAGCTTCCATACCTGGCTTTATCTGTTCCTGGTGCCGGCGATTGCCATGCGCCTGTGGGCCGAGGAGCGCAAGTCGGGTTCGATCGAGTTGCTGATGACGTTGCCGATCACCCGTTTCGAAGCGGTTGGCGGCAAGTTTCTCGCCGCCTGGGTGTTCGCCGGAATTGCCCTGCTGCTGACCTTTCCGATGGTCATTACCGTCAACTACCTGGGCGAGCCGGACAACGGCGTGATCGCCGCGGGCTATCTTGGCAGCTGGTTGCTGGCCGGCGCGTTTCTGGCGATCGGTTCGTGCATGTCGGCACTGGCGAAGAATCAGGTGATCGCCTTCATCCTCTCGGTTGCGGTGTGCTTCCTGTTCATCGTCAGCGGCCTGCCGATGGTACTGGATGCCCTGGCCTGGGCGCCGCAGTGGCTGATCGATGCGGTGGCCTCGCTGAGCTTCCTGATCCGTTTCGATTCCATTAGCAAGGGTGTGATCGACCTGCGTGACCTGCTGTATTTCGTCACGCTGATCGTCGCCTGGCTGGCGGCTACCGCCGTGGTCGTCGATCTGAAAAAAGCCGCCTGA
- a CDS encoding ester cyclase, whose protein sequence is MTPPELAGIYRAYIACLNARDWSNLGRFVHDDVRHNGSRLGLAGYRRMLENDYATIPDLHFNIELLVSEPPRVACRLRFNCSPAARFLDLDVDGRKVSFAENVFYGFSDQKIIEVHSVIDKPAIETQLSARTHPSGR, encoded by the coding sequence ATGACGCCACCAGAACTGGCCGGTATCTATCGAGCCTACATCGCCTGCCTCAATGCCAGGGACTGGTCGAATCTTGGGCGCTTCGTGCATGACGATGTACGTCACAACGGCAGCCGCCTTGGCTTGGCTGGCTATCGACGGATGCTGGAAAACGATTACGCAACCATTCCCGACCTGCACTTCAACATCGAGTTGCTGGTCAGCGAGCCTCCGCGAGTCGCGTGTCGTCTGCGATTCAACTGCTCGCCAGCAGCTCGCTTTCTCGACCTGGACGTCGACGGGCGGAAGGTCTCGTTCGCGGAGAACGTCTTCTACGGGTTCAGCGACCAGAAGATCATCGAGGTCCATTCAGTCATAGACAAACCCGCCATCGAGACTCAACTGTCGGCTCGAACACATCCGAGCGGACGCTGA
- the blaOXA gene encoding class D beta-lactamase: MPYLLLSLLLIGLSGVTHAEDADIARLFEQAGVDGTLVIESAQTGQRYLHNDARAKQPFTAASTFKVLNTLVALEEGAIAGADEIIPWDNTRYEIEDWNRDQTLKSAFKVSCVWCYQWLAQRVGAASYPAHIHRARYGRLQQPFNGTEFWLDGSLTISAEQQIGLLKRVVERSLPYRASSYDTLKAVMLAETATDYRLYAKTGWTNRSTPGIGWYIGYVERGANTWLFALNLDTRGAADLPLRQRIALDALRAKGILPAH, from the coding sequence ATGCCCTACCTGTTGTTGTCGCTTCTGCTCATCGGCCTTTCCGGCGTCACTCATGCGGAAGATGCCGATATTGCTCGGCTATTCGAACAAGCGGGCGTTGATGGGACATTGGTGATCGAATCGGCTCAAACCGGGCAGCGCTACCTTCACAACGACGCCCGAGCGAAGCAGCCGTTCACCGCTGCATCCACCTTCAAGGTGCTGAACACGCTGGTCGCGCTGGAGGAAGGTGCCATCGCCGGCGCGGACGAGATCATCCCGTGGGATAACACCCGTTACGAGATCGAGGATTGGAACCGCGACCAGACGTTGAAAAGCGCATTCAAAGTCAGCTGCGTCTGGTGCTATCAATGGCTGGCGCAGCGCGTAGGGGCGGCAAGCTATCCCGCTCATATTCACCGGGCGCGCTACGGGCGGTTGCAACAACCCTTCAACGGCACCGAGTTCTGGCTGGATGGCTCGCTGACCATCAGCGCCGAGCAACAAATAGGCCTGCTCAAACGTGTCGTCGAGCGCAGCCTGCCGTACCGGGCCAGCAGCTACGACACATTGAAAGCCGTAATGCTCGCCGAGACGGCAACGGATTACCGGCTGTATGCCAAAACCGGCTGGACCAACCGCAGCACGCCCGGCATTGGCTGGTATATCGGTTACGTCGAGCGCGGCGCGAATACCTGGCTGTTCGCCTTGAATCTCGACACCCGCGGCGCCGCGGACCTGCCACTGCGCCAGCGTATTGCACTGGATGCACTGCGGGCCAAAGGCATTCTGCCCGCACACTGA
- a CDS encoding ABC transporter ATP-binding protein: MIEISNLTKRFAQHTAVDDLSFQVQRGEVLGFLGPNGAGKSTTMKMLTGFLAPTSGTASILGHDIQTQRLQAQRQIGYLPEGAPCYGDMTVRGFLEFIAEVRGFRGADKHQRVEAAVAQVELEQVLGQSIETLSKGFKRRVGLAQAILHDPKVLILDEPTDGLDPNQKHQVRQLIQGLAQDKIVIISTHILEEVSAVCTRAVVIAHGKLVADGTPLELESRSKYHQAVTLVSDAPLDDLALAALPGVSGVEANEREHSLTVLAQPGQVIFPQVNALISQQGWVVKELDVERGRLDEVFRNLTRGESL, from the coding sequence ATGATCGAAATAAGCAACCTGACCAAGCGTTTTGCCCAGCACACGGCTGTAGATGACCTGTCGTTCCAGGTGCAGCGTGGAGAGGTGCTGGGGTTTCTCGGCCCGAATGGTGCGGGCAAATCTACCACCATGAAGATGCTGACCGGCTTTCTCGCGCCGACCTCCGGCACTGCCAGCATTCTCGGTCACGACATCCAGACTCAGAGATTGCAGGCTCAGCGACAGATTGGCTATCTGCCCGAGGGTGCGCCGTGCTATGGCGACATGACGGTGCGCGGCTTTCTCGAGTTTATCGCCGAGGTACGTGGCTTTCGCGGTGCGGACAAGCATCAGCGCGTCGAAGCCGCAGTGGCGCAGGTGGAGCTGGAGCAGGTGCTCGGACAGTCCATCGAAACCTTGTCCAAGGGCTTCAAGCGTCGCGTCGGCCTGGCGCAGGCGATCCTGCATGATCCCAAGGTGCTGATTCTCGACGAACCCACCGACGGCCTCGATCCAAACCAGAAACACCAGGTACGACAACTGATCCAGGGGCTGGCGCAGGACAAGATCGTCATCATTTCCACGCACATTCTCGAAGAGGTGAGCGCCGTCTGCACCCGCGCAGTGGTGATCGCCCACGGCAAACTGGTGGCCGACGGCACGCCGTTGGAGCTGGAAAGCCGTTCGAAGTATCACCAGGCAGTCACCCTGGTCAGTGATGCTCCGCTTGATGACCTGGCGCTGGCAGCGCTGCCCGGTGTTTCGGGTGTCGAGGCCAACGAGCGCGAGCACAGCCTGACCGTACTGGCGCAGCCTGGGCAGGTGATCTTCCCGCAGGTCAATGCACTGATCAGCCAGCAGGGCTGGGTAGTCAAGGAGCTGGACGTGGAGCGCGGCCGGCTGGACGAGGTGTTCCGTAACCTGACCCGTGGGGAGTCGCTATGA